In Marisediminicola antarctica, one DNA window encodes the following:
- a CDS encoding integrase catalytic domain-containing protein, translated as MTQRQAVTKKKALAYRSADRAGKSRILTELVELTGWHRDYARAALRSALTLKAVKPRAGRAPTYGPAVTGALVRCWAVLRAPAGKRLAPMLPVLVPLLRRDNELDLTDAEAALLVRMSAATIDRRLAPERAKLLSRGRSHTKPGTLLKSQIPIRTWADWDDAVPGFVEIDLVGHEGGNASGEFCFTLTVTDIATGWTVNRSVKNKAEKWVFEALMHVRRVFPFPIIGIDSDNGSEFINHHLFDYCVANKITFTRSRASHSNDGAHVEQKNWTHVRELVGYHRYDTPAELALLNEIWELDRVFTNYLLPQQKLVFKQRTGAKVTKRYDTATTPHQRAIAREDMRKMPIIRMNAEFKRVHPAAQSRKILALTGQLETLALAKKPAAVKPPVNQTFSG; from the coding sequence ATGACGCAGCGGCAGGCTGTGACGAAGAAGAAAGCGCTCGCGTACCGGAGCGCCGACCGGGCCGGCAAGTCCCGGATACTGACCGAGCTGGTGGAGCTGACCGGGTGGCATCGCGACTACGCCCGGGCCGCGTTGCGGTCGGCGTTGACGCTCAAGGCAGTCAAGCCCAGGGCGGGGCGGGCGCCGACCTACGGTCCGGCGGTGACGGGGGCTCTGGTGAGGTGCTGGGCGGTGCTGCGGGCGCCGGCTGGGAAGCGCCTCGCGCCGATGCTGCCGGTGCTGGTGCCGTTGCTGCGCCGCGATAACGAGCTCGACCTCACCGATGCCGAGGCGGCCCTGCTGGTGCGGATGAGCGCGGCGACGATCGATCGGCGGCTCGCGCCGGAGCGGGCGAAGCTGCTCTCTCGCGGTCGGTCACATACCAAGCCCGGGACGCTGCTGAAGTCGCAGATCCCGATCCGAACCTGGGCCGACTGGGACGACGCGGTCCCGGGGTTCGTGGAGATCGATCTGGTCGGCCACGAGGGCGGGAACGCGTCGGGCGAGTTCTGTTTCACCCTGACGGTCACTGACATCGCGACCGGGTGGACGGTGAACCGGTCGGTCAAGAACAAGGCCGAGAAATGGGTGTTTGAGGCGCTCATGCACGTGCGCCGGGTGTTCCCCTTCCCGATCATCGGCATCGATTCGGACAACGGGTCCGAGTTCATCAACCACCACCTGTTCGACTACTGCGTGGCGAACAAGATCACCTTCACCAGGTCGCGGGCGAGTCACAGCAACGACGGCGCCCACGTCGAGCAGAAGAACTGGACCCACGTGCGCGAACTCGTCGGCTACCACCGCTACGACACCCCGGCAGAGCTGGCCCTGCTGAACGAGATCTGGGAACTCGACCGGGTGTTCACGAACTACCTCCTGCCGCAACAGAAGCTCGTGTTCAAGCAACGCACCGGCGCGAAAGTGACCAAACGGTACGACACCGCGACCACCCCGCACCAGCGCGCCATCGCCCGCGAAGACATGCGGAAGATGCCGATCATCAGAATGAACGCCGAGTTCAAACGAGTCCACCCCGCAGCCCAGTCCCGGAAGATCCTCGCGCTCACCGGACAGCTCGAAACCCTCGCGCTGGCGAAGAAACCCGCGGCCGTGAAACCGCCCGTTAATCAGACATTCAGCGGCTGA
- a CDS encoding tyrosine-type recombinase/integrase translates to MSHAPNGESSATRAYRNNREDWGSIRTRSSGRLQASYVGPDGERYSGPTTFDSRTDARAWLASQRVTIQRGDWRSPRVVTAEVFGVYAAAWLAQRVSGKGEPLRPKTRAEYQRQLRTGLAEFQTDRITMITPARVRRWHAERMESGRTLAGAEARLLRAILNTAVVDGIIAKNPVDSNLTRTRAGIPHRPPTLVELGVILDTIEPQMKLAVLLAAYGGLRFGEWRALRRRDVSVLNGRASVSVERSAQYLTGTGWHVGPPKSADGIRTVTLPKGLTADVESHLADRVGAFPDALLFSPVGGQGFLHDRQFNKSWNRARDAAGIRGQVREHDLRHFYGSALAALGHGLPQIQRALGHGTAAATLMYLHAAEEHDFELADRLPMPSPNPRPLLTALSARRGV, encoded by the coding sequence ATGTCTCATGCACCAAATGGCGAGAGCAGCGCAACGCGCGCCTACCGCAACAACCGCGAGGACTGGGGCAGCATCCGGACCAGGTCAAGCGGGCGACTCCAGGCGTCGTATGTGGGCCCCGACGGCGAGCGATACAGCGGACCGACCACTTTCGATTCACGCACTGACGCGCGCGCGTGGCTTGCATCGCAGCGTGTGACGATCCAGCGGGGAGATTGGAGGTCGCCGCGTGTGGTCACCGCTGAGGTGTTCGGCGTATACGCCGCCGCGTGGCTGGCCCAACGGGTGTCAGGAAAGGGTGAGCCGCTTCGTCCCAAGACGCGTGCGGAGTATCAGCGCCAGCTACGCACTGGCTTGGCAGAGTTTCAGACCGACCGCATCACGATGATTACCCCCGCGCGGGTACGACGCTGGCATGCCGAACGAATGGAATCTGGACGCACTCTTGCCGGGGCAGAGGCACGACTCCTCCGCGCGATCCTGAACACGGCAGTAGTCGATGGGATCATTGCGAAGAACCCAGTTGACAGCAATCTGACTCGTACGCGCGCCGGTATTCCCCATCGCCCGCCGACACTCGTCGAGTTGGGCGTCATCCTCGACACGATCGAGCCGCAGATGAAGTTGGCTGTTCTCCTCGCTGCTTACGGCGGACTTCGCTTTGGCGAGTGGCGCGCGCTTCGCCGCCGCGACGTGTCCGTGCTCAACGGCAGGGCGTCCGTCAGCGTCGAACGCTCGGCCCAGTACCTGACCGGCACTGGTTGGCACGTAGGCCCCCCTAAGTCCGCTGACGGCATTCGGACTGTGACCCTGCCGAAAGGGCTAACCGCCGATGTAGAGTCCCACCTGGCCGACCGTGTCGGAGCATTCCCTGACGCCTTGCTGTTCAGCCCCGTTGGAGGCCAAGGGTTTCTCCACGACCGGCAATTCAACAAGTCATGGAATCGCGCCCGAGATGCCGCAGGAATCCGCGGCCAAGTCCGCGAGCATGATCTGCGCCATTTTTACGGGAGCGCCCTTGCGGCGCTCGGCCATGGACTGCCGCAGATTCAGCGGGCGCTTGGTCATGGAACCGCGGCGGCGACGCTCATGTATCTGCATGCCGCCGAAGAACACGATTTCGAGTTGGCTGACAGATTGCCAATGCCTTCACCCAACCCGCGCCCGCTCCTTACGGCGCTCAGCGCTAGGAGGGGCGTCTGA
- a CDS encoding excisionase family DNA-binding protein — protein sequence MRARTNPPSPPEQPEPRWVSIQTAAETFAIHDWTVRQMIARGEAAAVRVGPRLIRVDLNTIARALRVVAGE from the coding sequence ATGCGCGCTCGCACCAATCCCCCTTCCCCTCCTGAACAGCCTGAGCCCCGCTGGGTTAGCATCCAGACCGCCGCCGAAACATTCGCGATCCACGACTGGACTGTGCGCCAGATGATCGCCCGCGGCGAGGCGGCTGCGGTACGCGTTGGCCCGCGGCTTATCCGCGTCGATCTCAACACCATTGCCCGTGCCCTGCGCGTCGTGGCCGGCGAGTAA